In Roseomonas fluvialis, one genomic interval encodes:
- a CDS encoding glyoxalase superfamily protein, producing MTVRFNETIPVLRIFDVATAREFYVGFLGMSWDWEHRFEPDLPVFAQVSRGDLVLFLSEHFGDGTPGTKLILRMQGVVALHGELTAKAYRHQRPGLHDQPWGWRDLEVMDPFGNRLVFSERIDPECD from the coding sequence ATGACCGTCCGCTTCAACGAGACCATACCCGTGCTGCGCATCTTCGACGTCGCGACGGCGCGCGAATTCTATGTCGGCTTTCTCGGCATGTCCTGGGACTGGGAGCATCGCTTCGAACCCGACCTGCCGGTCTTCGCGCAGGTGTCGCGCGGCGACCTCGTGCTGTTCCTGTCGGAGCATTTCGGCGACGGCACGCCGGGCACCAAGCTGATCCTGCGCATGCAGGGCGTCGTGGCGCTGCATGGCGAACTCACGGCCAAGGCCTATCGCCACCAGCGCCCCGGCCTGCACGACCAGCCCTGGGGCTGGCGGGACCTGGAGGTGATGGACCCCTTCGGCAACCGGCTGGTCTTCTCGGAACGCATCGACCCGGAGTGCGACTGA
- a CDS encoding hydrogenase expression protein HypE, translated as MSAMDLVRAGVPQGARPFERFVLTPPHWSALAAALAEDTAPALLAMWAEPGVVHAAFLDGAEVLFASAPAEAGRYAALSPARPGAIRFERAIRDLWGLSAEGAVDDRPWLDHGRWPMAGPMSGHPAPRPGAEAPQPTFLPVEGEGIHVIPVGPIHAGVIEPGHFRFHVQGECVVRLEARLGYKHKGTLGLMLGKTVRAAAVFAARLSGDSTVAHGWAFAAAAEAALGVTPPPRAIALRAAMAELERIHNHLNDWGFVCNDAAFAFPHARCGVLREQVLRACAAAFGHRLMMDRVLPGGVAPDIAPGGAAVILAALDAVEAEMPSLLRIYDSHASLQDRVVGTGFLDPVQAARYAAGGFVGRGSGRRFDARLAPGYAPYDVLAPAIAVEAGGDVDARVRVRVAELREAIALVRRLLMTLPEGETMAPLPARAGEGSAIIEGFRGECLHWLRLDDGGLIRGVFLRDPSWLQWPLLEAAIEGNIVADFPLCNKSFNCSYSGVDL; from the coding sequence ATGAGCGCGATGGACCTGGTGCGCGCCGGCGTGCCGCAGGGGGCACGGCCCTTCGAGCGCTTCGTGCTGACCCCGCCGCACTGGTCCGCCCTGGCCGCCGCGCTGGCTGAGGATACCGCGCCCGCGCTGCTCGCGATGTGGGCGGAACCGGGCGTGGTCCATGCCGCCTTCCTGGATGGCGCCGAGGTTCTGTTCGCCTCCGCGCCCGCGGAGGCTGGCCGCTATGCCGCCCTGTCCCCCGCGCGGCCCGGCGCGATCCGCTTCGAACGCGCCATCCGCGACCTGTGGGGCTTGTCCGCCGAGGGCGCGGTGGATGACCGGCCCTGGCTCGACCACGGCCGCTGGCCAATGGCGGGGCCGATGTCCGGGCATCCCGCGCCGCGACCGGGTGCTGAAGCGCCGCAGCCCACCTTTCTGCCGGTGGAGGGCGAGGGCATCCACGTGATTCCAGTTGGGCCGATCCATGCCGGCGTGATCGAACCGGGTCATTTCCGCTTCCACGTCCAGGGCGAATGCGTGGTCCGGCTGGAGGCGCGGCTCGGCTACAAGCACAAGGGCACGCTCGGGCTGATGCTGGGCAAGACGGTGCGCGCCGCGGCGGTCTTCGCCGCGCGCCTGTCGGGCGATTCCACCGTCGCGCATGGCTGGGCCTTCGCCGCCGCCGCGGAAGCCGCGCTGGGTGTCACGCCGCCGCCGCGCGCCATCGCGTTGCGCGCGGCGATGGCCGAGCTCGAACGCATCCACAACCACCTGAACGACTGGGGCTTCGTGTGCAACGATGCCGCCTTCGCCTTTCCTCATGCGCGCTGCGGCGTCCTGCGCGAACAGGTGCTGCGCGCCTGCGCCGCCGCCTTCGGTCATCGGCTGATGATGGACCGCGTGCTGCCCGGCGGCGTGGCACCCGACATCGCGCCGGGCGGCGCGGCTGTCATCCTGGCCGCGCTCGATGCCGTCGAGGCCGAGATGCCGTCCCTGCTGCGGATCTACGACAGCCACGCCAGCCTGCAGGACCGCGTGGTCGGCACGGGCTTCCTCGACCCCGTGCAGGCGGCGCGCTACGCGGCGGGCGGCTTCGTCGGGCGCGGGTCCGGCCGGCGCTTCGATGCCCGGCTGGCACCTGGCTACGCGCCATACGACGTGCTGGCGCCCGCCATCGCGGTCGAGGCCGGCGGCGATGTCGATGCCCGGGTGCGCGTGCGCGTGGCGGAACTGCGCGAAGCCATCGCGCTGGTGCGCCGCCTGCTGATGACGCTGCCCGAGGGCGAGACCATGGCCCCCCTGCCCGCGCGCGCCGGCGAAGGCAGCGCCATCATCGAAGGCTTCCGCGGCGAATGCCTGCATTGGCTGCGGCTGGATGATGGCGGGCTGATCCGCGGCGTCTTCCTGCGCGACCCGTCCTGGCTGCAGTGGCCGCTGCTGGAAGCCGCGATCGAGGGCAACATCGTCGCCGACTTCCCGCTGTGCAACAAAAGCTTCAACTGTTCCTACAGCGGGGTGGACCTGTGA